From the genome of Caminibacter pacificus, one region includes:
- the purB gene encoding adenylosuccinate lyase, giving the protein MVERYAREEMKNLWTQEAKFNAWLEVEKAAVKAWNKLGLIPDEDAEKIIKNAKFDIKRIDEIERETKHDVIAFLTSVAESLGEESRWVHYGMTSSDTIDTAVALQMRDSLKIIIDDVKIVMESIKKRAMEHKYTLMVGRSHGIHGEPITFGLVLSIWYDEMKRHLKNLEETLEVISVGKVSGAMGNFAHAPIELEELTCEFLGLKPAPISNQVIQRDRYARLASALGLLASTVEKIAVNIRHFQRTEVYEAEEYFSKGQKGSSAMPHKRNPVLSENITGLARVIRAYVNPAMENVALWHERDISHSSVERFWLPDAFITTDFMLHRLNNIISNLVVYPENMMKNLNLTGGLVFSQRVLLELPKRGISREDAYKIVQRNAMKVWEELQKGKAPINEKGESLFLENLLKDEDLNKVMSEEEIRNLFDYEYYTRNVDKIYKRVYGE; this is encoded by the coding sequence ATGGTTGAAAGATACGCACGTGAAGAGATGAAAAACCTTTGGACTCAAGAAGCTAAATTCAATGCATGGCTTGAAGTGGAAAAAGCTGCTGTGAAAGCTTGGAATAAATTAGGACTTATTCCTGATGAAGATGCTGAAAAAATTATTAAAAACGCTAAATTCGATATAAAAAGAATTGATGAAATAGAAAGAGAAACAAAACACGACGTTATTGCATTTTTAACAAGTGTAGCCGAGAGTCTTGGTGAAGAGAGCAGATGGGTTCATTACGGAATGACTTCAAGCGATACTATCGATACGGCAGTAGCTCTTCAAATGAGAGACTCTTTAAAAATAATTATTGATGACGTTAAAATAGTAATGGAATCGATTAAAAAAAGAGCTATGGAGCATAAATATACTTTAATGGTTGGAAGAAGTCACGGAATTCACGGAGAGCCTATCACTTTCGGGCTTGTTTTGTCAATCTGGTATGACGAAATGAAAAGACATCTTAAAAACCTTGAAGAAACTCTCGAGGTAATAAGTGTCGGAAAAGTTAGCGGCGCTATGGGTAACTTCGCTCACGCTCCGATTGAACTTGAAGAATTAACTTGCGAATTTTTAGGACTTAAACCCGCACCTATTTCAAATCAAGTTATCCAAAGAGACAGATACGCAAGACTTGCTTCGGCACTTGGATTGCTTGCTTCAACGGTTGAAAAAATCGCAGTAAACATAAGACATTTTCAAAGAACCGAAGTTTATGAAGCGGAAGAGTATTTCTCAAAAGGTCAAAAAGGTTCGTCAGCTATGCCACATAAAAGAAACCCAGTTCTTAGCGAAAATATCACCGGACTTGCAAGAGTTATAAGAGCATATGTAAATCCTGCAATGGAAAATGTGGCTCTTTGGCATGAAAGAGATATTTCTCATAGCTCTGTAGAGAGATTTTGGCTTCCGGATGCGTTTATTACAACTGATTTTATGCTTCATAGATTGAACAATATTATTTCAAATCTTGTGGTTTATCCAGAAAATATGATGAAAAACTTAAATTTAACAGGCGGACTTGTGTTTTCTCAAAGAGTGCTTCTTGAGCTTCCGAAAAGAGGAATCAGTAGGGAAGACGCATATAAAATCGTTCAAAGAAACGCAATGAAAGTTTGGGAAGAATTACAAAAAGGAAAAGCGCCGATTAACGAAAAAGGTGAGAGCTTATTCCTTGAAAATTTACTAAAAGATGAAGATTTAAACAAAGTAATGAGCGAAGAGGAAATTAGAAATTTATTCGATTATGAATATTATACGAGAAACGTAGATAAAATTTATAAAAGAGTTTATGGGGAATAA
- the tatB gene encoding Sec-independent protein translocase protein TatB, producing MLDIGSTEFLFIIIIAIIVLGPDKLPEALKTTGKFIGKVKRMWRDATADIRREIELEEMKEEMKKYKEELTKLQQKIEQDTRDINKNLTSLDELTAMGNSRNFKDMVK from the coding sequence ATGCTTGATATAGGCTCAACTGAGTTTTTGTTTATTATTATTATCGCAATTATTGTTCTTGGTCCGGATAAGCTACCCGAAGCTCTAAAAACTACAGGTAAATTTATCGGAAAAGTAAAAAGAATGTGGAGAGACGCAACTGCGGATATCAGAAGAGAAATCGAACTTGAAGAGATGAAAGAAGAGATGAAAAAATATAAAGAAGAGCTCACAAAACTCCAACAAAAAATAGAACAAGACACAAGAGACATTAATAAAAACCTCACAAGTTTAGACGAACTCACCGCAATGGGAAACAGCAGAAATTTTAAAGATATGGTTAAATAA
- a CDS encoding RluA family pseudouridine synthase, producing the protein MGFVEKEFEIKDEKVLDFLVKKVGFNLREAKRAIDRGRVSVNGKRVTQKSQKATGKLKCIMFEPNGYGLKPIFETTHFAIFDKPSGVAIHPKKLANTKSLLDDVRALWGNDANLVHRLDKETSGLVMASKNKFAESILKRAFQDKDIKKSYLALVKGRLDKEMTIKKPIAVNKDENIKVKVIIHPEGKESVTIVKPIKIFDNYTLVECDLLTGRQHQIRVHLFSIGHPIVGDPLYGVDNDFADRYLNKLVTEKERIAKTGANRLMLHSYKLEFEFMNNKYIIKSDSFFEVLKNFIN; encoded by the coding sequence TTGGGATTTGTTGAAAAAGAGTTTGAGATAAAAGATGAAAAAGTTCTTGATTTTTTAGTAAAAAAAGTCGGATTTAACCTAAGAGAAGCAAAAAGAGCTATTGATAGAGGAAGAGTTAGTGTTAATGGTAAAAGAGTTACTCAAAAATCACAAAAAGCGACCGGCAAACTTAAATGCATTATGTTCGAACCCAACGGCTACGGACTAAAACCTATTTTTGAAACTACTCATTTCGCTATTTTCGATAAACCCTCAGGTGTAGCAATACATCCCAAAAAACTTGCGAATACTAAAAGTTTACTTGACGATGTAAGGGCTTTATGGGGAAATGACGCAAATCTCGTCCATAGACTCGATAAAGAGACAAGCGGTCTTGTGATGGCCAGCAAAAATAAATTTGCCGAAAGTATTTTAAAAAGAGCATTTCAAGATAAGGATATCAAAAAAAGTTATTTGGCACTTGTAAAAGGTCGTTTGGATAAAGAGATGACGATAAAAAAACCGATTGCCGTTAATAAAGACGAAAACATAAAAGTAAAAGTAATTATTCACCCGGAAGGAAAAGAGTCGGTTACTATTGTAAAACCTATAAAAATTTTTGATAACTATACACTTGTAGAATGTGACCTGCTCACAGGAAGACAACACCAAATAAGAGTCCATTTATTCAGTATAGGTCATCCGATTGTAGGAGACCCTCTTTATGGAGTGGATAACGATTTTGCCGACAGATACTTAAACAAACTCGTAACCGAAAAAGAAAGAATTGCAAAAACGGGAGCAAATAGGCTAATGCTACACTCTTATAAGCTCGAGTTTGAATTTATGAATAATAAATATATCATCAAAAGCGACAGCTTTTTTGAGGTATTAAAAAATTTTATTAACTGA
- a CDS encoding AraC family transcriptional regulator, translating into MLKIQNDIFLITSKYQNTQFKPHFHDTYSFALITDGECVVNFKNKTIHYKKNDFRIINPYEIHYVKGGIWGYKSVVFEKSFVNSITKEIINKENIIFKNKINSTKLNSLFLKMYEKQEENIYFFFEELLSFSKEIKLPKITLKKSIEYIDENFTQKIKLENLAYLEHISKYHFLRLFKNQTGLTPHQYIIIKRLNFALELMKKEKNLAYVAVRAGFSDQSHFIKEFKKVFGFTPKEK; encoded by the coding sequence ATGCTAAAAATCCAAAACGACATCTTTTTAATAACGAGCAAGTATCAAAACACCCAATTTAAACCCCATTTTCACGATACTTATTCATTCGCTTTAATAACTGACGGAGAATGCGTTGTTAATTTTAAAAACAAGACAATACATTATAAAAAAAACGATTTTAGAATAATAAATCCGTATGAAATTCATTATGTAAAAGGCGGTATTTGGGGCTATAAAAGCGTTGTCTTTGAAAAAAGCTTTGTTAATAGCATCACAAAAGAGATAATAAATAAAGAAAATATAATTTTTAAAAACAAAATAAATTCTACAAAATTAAACTCTCTTTTTTTAAAAATGTACGAAAAACAAGAGGAAAATATCTATTTCTTTTTTGAAGAGTTACTTAGTTTTTCAAAGGAGATAAAATTACCTAAAATCACTCTTAAAAAATCTATCGAATATATAGATGAAAACTTTACTCAAAAAATAAAATTGGAAAATTTAGCCTATTTGGAGCATATCAGTAAATATCACTTCTTGAGACTTTTTAAAAATCAAACGGGACTCACTCCTCATCAATATATTATTATCAAAAGACTTAATTTTGCTCTTGAACTTATGAAAAAAGAGAAAAACTTAGCCTATGTAGCCGTTAGAGCCGGATTTAGTGATCAAAGTCATTTTATAAAAGAATTTAAAAAAGTTTTCGGCTTTACTCCAAAAGAAAAATAA
- a CDS encoding Fur family transcriptional regulator → MSCDKIENLKKTELQIALLLNEKGIMSAKELQIKLNVDKATIYRNLKHLLKKHTIREIKNSEGIGFYELNCKIHNPIHPHFECKICKKIYCLKPFNAEDILSLSNYSEYDIEEIEVKFKGICDECKKIKSKK, encoded by the coding sequence ATGAGTTGTGACAAAATAGAAAATCTCAAAAAAACGGAACTTCAAATAGCATTGTTGTTAAATGAAAAAGGAATAATGAGTGCAAAAGAGTTGCAAATAAAACTAAATGTAGATAAAGCGACTATTTATAGAAATTTAAAACATCTCTTAAAAAAACATACGATTAGAGAAATCAAAAATAGCGAAGGCATAGGGTTTTATGAACTAAACTGCAAAATTCACAACCCCATACACCCGCATTTCGAATGCAAAATTTGTAAAAAAATATATTGCTTAAAACCTTTCAATGCGGAAGATATTTTGAGTTTATCGAATTACAGCGAATACGATATAGAAGAAATCGAGGTTAAATTTAAAGGAATTTGTGATGAATGCAAAAAAATTAAAAGTAAAAAGTGA
- a CDS encoding metal ABC transporter solute-binding protein, Zn/Mn family, whose product MNAKKLKVKSEKLKILLIMLFVTPLFALNISVTILPQKGVVKAIGGDKVNVNVMVPPGNSPATYAPDFKQLKALKNSQIYFTIGVPFDKKYIEKIKEINPQIKIIDFGKLIKRDSNPHIWLSPALLMLQAKTVLDTLIQNDPKNKAFYLKNYQTFVSKLSNLEKKGFLTIKQKAFLTFHPSFHYFAKDFLIKEIALQKEGKSPSFAYLAKIIKLAKKENIKTVIISPEFPTKYAKIVAGKIGADVVTISPLNENPLKTINSLIEALK is encoded by the coding sequence ATGAATGCAAAAAAATTAAAAGTAAAAAGTGAAAAATTAAAAATTTTATTAATAATGTTGTTTGTGACACCGCTTTTTGCCTTGAATATAAGTGTGACGATACTGCCGCAAAAAGGAGTTGTTAAAGCAATAGGAGGAGATAAGGTAAACGTTAACGTTATGGTACCTCCTGGAAATTCTCCGGCTACTTACGCACCTGATTTCAAACAATTAAAGGCTCTTAAAAATTCTCAAATCTATTTCACGATAGGAGTGCCTTTTGATAAAAAATATATTGAAAAAATTAAAGAAATAAACCCTCAAATCAAAATTATAGATTTCGGAAAACTTATAAAAAGAGATTCGAATCCTCATATTTGGCTAAGTCCGGCTCTTTTAATGCTCCAAGCAAAAACGGTCCTTGATACGCTTATTCAAAACGACCCGAAAAACAAAGCTTTTTACCTAAAAAACTACCAAACATTCGTATCAAAACTTTCAAATCTTGAAAAAAAAGGCTTTTTAACAATAAAACAAAAAGCATTTTTGACTTTTCATCCGTCATTTCACTATTTCGCAAAAGATTTTTTAATAAAAGAAATAGCTTTACAAAAAGAAGGAAAATCACCAAGCTTTGCATATTTGGCTAAGATTATCAAACTCGCAAAAAAAGAAAACATAAAAACGGTAATAATATCTCCGGAATTTCCGACTAAATACGCAAAAATAGTGGCAGGTAAAATCGGTGCCGATGTGGTAACTATTTCTCCTCTAAACGAAAACCCTCTAAAAACTATAAACTCTTTAATCGAGGCTCTTAAATGA
- a CDS encoding metal ABC transporter ATP-binding protein, with product MRAVEVKNLYFKYEKEWVLEDINFSLEDKEFMAIIGPNGGGKTTLLKILLGFLKPSTGEVKIYGKPPKDNSQIIGYVPQHTNFSLDIPITVFDIVLQGRLKKGKFFYSKEDKEKANEILNKLKIYQFKDRKIKDLSGGQRQKVLIARALVSEPKIVMMDEPTSAIDPTGQKEILDLIESLEITRLVVSHDIKILLRDVDKIAYIHKKAVIHEGPKLNIPKDKHFCEVELIEFLKDESCGI from the coding sequence ATGAGAGCCGTAGAAGTCAAAAATCTCTATTTCAAATATGAAAAAGAGTGGGTTTTGGAAGATATTAACTTTTCTCTTGAAGATAAAGAATTTATGGCGATAATAGGACCGAACGGAGGCGGAAAAACTACTCTTTTAAAAATTCTTTTGGGATTTTTAAAACCGAGCACGGGGGAAGTAAAAATTTATGGAAAACCTCCTAAAGACAACAGCCAAATAATAGGCTACGTACCTCAGCATACCAATTTTTCTCTTGATATTCCTATTACGGTTTTTGACATAGTACTTCAAGGAAGACTTAAAAAAGGCAAATTTTTCTACTCAAAAGAAGATAAAGAAAAAGCAAACGAAATACTAAACAAACTAAAAATTTATCAATTTAAAGATAGAAAAATAAAAGACCTCTCAGGAGGCCAAAGACAAAAAGTTTTAATTGCAAGAGCGCTTGTAAGCGAACCCAAAATAGTAATGATGGACGAGCCGACAAGCGCAATAGACCCTACAGGTCAAAAAGAGATACTCGATTTAATCGAATCGCTTGAAATTACCCGTCTTGTAGTAAGTCACGATATAAAAATACTATTAAGAGACGTAGATAAAATAGCATATATTCACAAAAAAGCAGTAATTCACGAAGGACCGAAACTAAATATTCCAAAAGATAAACATTTTTGTGAAGTGGAACTTATAGAATTTTTAAAGGATGAGAGTTGTGGGATTTAA
- a CDS encoding metal ABC transporter permease, with the protein MWDLINTSIYASILLSIAIGIIGSLIVINKATAITGSIAHGSFGGIGIGIFLGTSILLTTTIFTVILALILALITIFYRHRADSLIGVIWAVGMSIGIIFLSLAPGYNADALSYLFGNILLVENKDLLLMGIVDLILIVSILVLYNRFLAMSYDMEFLKIRGINSNLLFTYFLVLTSLTIVISVRAIGIILILALFTIPPLIAEKFTKRFYQMIILSSILAFIFMSAGIIISYFYDLSPTPIIVIIAATGLFLSLFKKT; encoded by the coding sequence TTGTGGGATTTAATTAACACATCAATTTATGCAAGCATACTTTTAAGTATAGCAATAGGCATAATAGGCTCTTTAATCGTAATAAATAAAGCAACCGCCATTACGGGAAGTATAGCTCACGGAAGTTTCGGAGGGATAGGAATCGGAATATTTTTAGGTACTTCGATTTTATTAACAACTACTATTTTTACCGTAATATTGGCTCTTATATTGGCTTTGATAACAATATTTTACAGACATAGAGCAGACAGCCTTATAGGTGTAATATGGGCCGTGGGTATGAGTATCGGTATTATATTTTTATCACTTGCACCTGGATACAATGCGGACGCATTGAGTTATCTATTCGGAAATATTTTACTTGTGGAAAATAAAGATTTGCTGTTAATGGGAATAGTGGATTTGATTTTGATAGTTTCCATTCTCGTTTTATATAACAGATTTCTTGCAATGAGCTATGATATGGAGTTTTTGAAAATAAGAGGTATAAATTCGAATCTTTTGTTTACTTACTTTTTGGTTTTAACATCTCTTACGATTGTCATAAGCGTTAGGGCTATAGGTATTATTTTGATTTTGGCGCTCTTTACGATTCCTCCACTTATTGCGGAAAAATTCACCAAAAGATTTTATCAAATGATTATTTTAAGCTCGATTTTGGCTTTTATATTTATGAGTGCGGGAATCATAATAAGCTATTTCTACGACCTCTCTCCTACTCCTATTATCGTCATAATCGCAGCAACGGGGCTATTTTTGTCGTTGTTTAAAAAAACTTAA
- a CDS encoding helix-turn-helix domain-containing protein produces MNKEIEDFYKKIGFNVKKKRIQKGYSQLELALEIGIKSVAFYSNCENVRYGKHFNLEHLYKLSKVLNIDICEFFEDIKDK; encoded by the coding sequence ATGAACAAAGAGATAGAGGATTTTTACAAAAAAATAGGATTTAATGTTAAGAAAAAAAGAATTCAAAAAGGATATTCCCAACTTGAACTTGCCTTAGAAATAGGTATAAAATCAGTAGCTTTTTATTCAAATTGTGAAAACGTAAGATACGGAAAACACTTCAATCTCGAACATCTTTATAAATTATCTAAAGTATTGAATATTGATATTTGCGAATTTTTTGAAGACATTAAAGATAAATAA
- a CDS encoding type II toxin-antitoxin system VapC family toxin: MKVLLDINIVLDFFMEREPYFKEIKKIFNAVEKRKIDGFLCASSMDTIHYLVQKAYNKKTADDVVYKLLKLFDVTPVTKEVLLEALNSGFNDFEDSIIYSSAYLQGIDFIITRDKKGFKTSKVKVLTPVEFLSKIVD; encoded by the coding sequence ATGAAAGTATTATTAGATATAAATATCGTACTTGATTTTTTTATGGAAAGAGAACCCTATTTTAAAGAAATAAAAAAAATATTTAATGCTGTTGAAAAACGAAAAATTGACGGTTTCTTATGCGCTTCAAGTATGGATACGATTCATTATTTGGTGCAAAAAGCATATAATAAAAAAACGGCTGATGATGTAGTATATAAATTATTAAAACTTTTTGATGTTACACCCGTTACTAAAGAAGTGTTATTAGAAGCGCTTAATTCCGGATTTAATGATTTTGAGGATAGTATAATATATTCAAGTGCCTATTTGCAAGGTATAGATTTTATTATAACGAGAGATAAAAAAGGATTTAAAACTTCAAAAGTCAAAGTTTTAACTCCCGTTGAGTTTTTGTCTAAGATAGTTGATTAA
- a CDS encoding DUF6364 family protein: MNAKITLYSEKELIEKIKKYAKEKNTSVSSLVNEFFKSLLEKEEDFPITNSLSGILKNKNISKEDYEKHLEEKYL, from the coding sequence ATGAATGCAAAAATTACTTTGTATAGTGAAAAAGAATTGATAGAAAAAATAAAAAAATATGCAAAAGAAAAAAATACGAGCGTATCAAGTTTAGTGAACGAATTTTTTAAATCATTACTTGAAAAAGAAGAAGATTTTCCTATTACTAATTCACTTAGCGGAATATTGAAAAATAAAAATATTTCAAAAGAAGATTATGAAAAACATCTTGAGGAAAAATATTTATGA
- a CDS encoding TrmH family RNA methyltransferase, producing the protein MYLVSEERLNKMKRILETRQDTLRVFMDYVYSPHNLSAIVRTCDAVNVGKLYYRHQKKVKLNNEITMGAHKWIFHEYVDDIEKFYKDIKSQGYQVVVTLLDEDTVDFREVDYTKPTLIVLGNEVDGASEISIKYADKKVIIPMYGMSQSLNVSVANAVILYEAQRQRAAKGMYDKPQLPQEIIEKTLKKWAYDDIIEENLKRPRKK; encoded by the coding sequence GTGTATTTAGTAAGCGAAGAGAGACTCAATAAAATGAAACGTATTTTAGAGACTCGCCAAGATACTTTGAGAGTTTTTATGGATTACGTATATTCCCCTCATAACCTATCGGCAATAGTTAGAACTTGTGATGCGGTAAATGTGGGAAAATTATATTATCGTCACCAAAAAAAAGTAAAACTCAACAACGAAATCACAATGGGCGCTCATAAATGGATTTTTCACGAGTATGTGGATGATATCGAAAAGTTTTATAAAGATATCAAATCTCAAGGTTATCAGGTAGTGGTTACTCTTCTTGATGAAGACACGGTTGATTTTAGAGAAGTGGATTATACAAAGCCTACTTTAATAGTCCTCGGAAATGAAGTGGACGGAGCAAGTGAAATTAGTATCAAATATGCTGATAAAAAAGTAATTATTCCGATGTACGGTATGAGCCAGAGTTTAAACGTATCGGTTGCAAATGCGGTAATCTTATATGAAGCACAACGTCAAAGAGCGGCAAAAGGCATGTATGACAAACCTCAACTTCCACAAGAAATTATAGAAAAAACCCTCAAAAAATGGGCTTATGACGATATAATCGAAGAAAATTTAAAAAGGCCGAGAAAAAAATAA
- a CDS encoding MBL fold metallo-hydrolase, which yields MKFSIVFDNYVANEKLESFWGFSCVINDYFLFDTGSNGRALVRNMAKMGVEINELKYLFISHPHWDHIGGIDSVLDINPYMTLFLPDSLSKLYIRDLKRLSREVKVIHENPTKLFGKFYSTGVMMPIGEQSLVIDEGDFSIVVTGCAHPGIVNIVRRAIEMLNKPVLYALGGFHLMRSGESEIIEVIKALKALGVEYVTPTHCSGDLAIEIFKAEYSENYIPGGVGRIIEF from the coding sequence GTGAAATTTTCAATAGTTTTTGACAATTACGTAGCAAATGAAAAGCTTGAGAGTTTTTGGGGATTTAGCTGTGTAATAAACGATTATTTTCTGTTTGATACGGGAAGCAACGGACGTGCACTTGTAAGAAATATGGCAAAAATGGGAGTTGAAATTAATGAGCTTAAGTATCTTTTCATTTCACATCCTCATTGGGACCATATAGGTGGGATTGATAGCGTTTTGGATATTAATCCTTATATGACTCTTTTTTTGCCGGATAGTCTCTCAAAACTCTATATCAGGGATTTAAAAAGACTAAGTCGAGAAGTAAAAGTAATCCACGAAAATCCTACTAAACTTTTTGGTAAATTTTACTCTACAGGCGTTATGATGCCAATAGGGGAGCAGTCTTTGGTGATTGATGAGGGGGATTTTAGCATTGTAGTGACAGGGTGTGCTCATCCGGGAATTGTCAATATCGTTCGTCGTGCTATAGAAATGTTAAATAAGCCCGTTTTATACGCTCTTGGAGGGTTTCATCTTATGAGAAGCGGTGAGAGTGAAATTATTGAAGTTATAAAAGCACTTAAAGCTTTGGGAGTTGAGTACGTAACTCCTACTCACTGCTCCGGAGATTTGGCAATAGAGATTTTTAAAGCTGAATACTCAGAAAACTACATCCCTGGAGGAGTAGGAAGAATTATTGAATTTTAA
- a CDS encoding methyltransferase domain-containing protein, producing the protein MNLFDLYYEDYEKWFEKHPKIYEEELKTMKTLLPKGRGMEIGVGSGRFAAPLGIKFGIEPSRKMAEIARNRGIEVLEITAEEMDFEEEFDFILMVTTICFVKDPLKTIQNCYKALKKGGFLLVAFVDKNSPLGKTYEKNKQNSKFYAPATFFSKDDIINLMKKAGFKNFECKENLYGDSLDNLKFKINDCNGGAFKVIRGKK; encoded by the coding sequence ATGAATCTTTTTGATTTGTATTATGAAGATTATGAAAAGTGGTTTGAAAAACACCCTAAAATTTACGAAGAAGAGCTAAAGACAATGAAAACCCTATTGCCAAAAGGCAGGGGAATGGAAATAGGAGTCGGAAGTGGACGTTTTGCCGCTCCTCTTGGTATAAAATTCGGTATAGAGCCAAGCCGTAAAATGGCTGAGATTGCAAGAAATAGAGGCATTGAAGTCCTTGAAATTACGGCTGAAGAGATGGATTTTGAGGAAGAATTCGATTTTATTTTGATGGTAACGACGATTTGCTTTGTAAAAGACCCTCTAAAAACTATTCAAAATTGTTATAAGGCTTTGAAAAAAGGTGGATTTTTACTTGTAGCTTTTGTGGATAAAAACTCTCCTCTTGGGAAAACATATGAAAAAAATAAGCAAAATTCAAAATTTTACGCGCCGGCAACTTTTTTCAGTAAAGACGATATAATTAATCTAATGAAAAAGGCAGGATTTAAAAATTTTGAATGCAAAGAAAACCTATACGGTGATAGCTTGGATAATTTAAAATTTAAAATAAACGACTGCAACGGCGGAGCTTTTAAAGTTATAAGGGGTAAAAAGTGA
- a CDS encoding type II toxin-antitoxin system PemK/MazF family toxin, translated as MYEQYSIVLVNLDPTIGSEIKKTRPCVIISPNEMNFNIKTLIIAPMTSKSKEYPTRVKIKDDSFIVLDQIRTIDKKRVIKQLGKIDLKTISEIKKILNIMLVE; from the coding sequence ATGTATGAGCAATATTCAATCGTTCTTGTCAATTTAGACCCAACAATAGGAAGCGAAATAAAAAAAACTAGACCTTGTGTAATTATATCCCCGAATGAAATGAATTTTAATATAAAAACCTTAATTATTGCTCCTATGACTTCAAAATCAAAAGAATATCCCACAAGAGTTAAAATAAAAGATGATTCTTTCATTGTGTTAGATCAAATAAGAACGATTGATAAAAAAAGAGTTATTAAACAGCTTGGAAAAATTGATTTAAAAACTATTTCCGAAATTAAAAAAATTCTGAATATAATGCTTGTGGAGTAA
- a CDS encoding antitoxin has protein sequence MEAIAKVFYNGNSQAIRIPKELRIDSDEVKIIKEGERLIIEPLNPRKGWNEAFKEMRKNGDDELLIDDMLDGDFNV, from the coding sequence ATGGAAGCGATTGCAAAAGTTTTTTATAACGGTAATTCTCAAGCTATTAGAATCCCGAAAGAGTTAAGAATAGATAGTGATGAAGTAAAAATCATAAAAGAAGGTGAAAGATTGATTATTGAACCGCTCAATCCGAGAAAAGGTTGGAATGAAGCTTTTAAAGAAATGAGAAAAAACGGAGATGATGAACTTTTAATTGATGATATGCTTGATGGGGATTTTAATGTATGA
- a CDS encoding anaerobic ribonucleoside-triphosphate reductase activating protein — protein sequence MLGIFSFQKFSTLDFPGCLAAIIWFSGCNMRCPYCYNKDVVFGEKRIEEDEILDFLKKRVGLLDGVSFTGGEATLYKNLIPFSQKIKDLGFDIKLDTNGLNFDVIRNMVEKNLVDYIALDFKAPPEKFELITKNRHYEKFEKTLDFLIGSDVDFEVRTTVHTDFLDENDINEIIKILHQKGYKGTYYLQNYFETEKETIGNIGPQKRKLDTSKLLDLIPIEFRNF from the coding sequence ATGTTAGGTATCTTTTCGTTTCAAAAATTCTCGACTCTTGATTTTCCCGGGTGCCTTGCGGCTATTATTTGGTTTAGCGGGTGCAATATGCGCTGTCCTTATTGTTACAATAAAGATGTGGTTTTCGGAGAAAAAAGAATAGAAGAAGATGAAATTTTGGACTTTTTAAAAAAAAGAGTAGGTTTGCTTGACGGGGTTAGTTTTACGGGAGGGGAAGCTACTTTATATAAAAACTTGATTCCTTTTAGTCAAAAAATTAAAGATTTGGGATTTGATATAAAACTTGATACCAACGGGTTAAATTTTGATGTTATTAGGAATATGGTTGAAAAAAATCTTGTAGATTATATTGCTCTTGATTTTAAAGCGCCACCTGAAAAGTTTGAATTAATTACCAAAAACAGACATTATGAAAAATTTGAAAAAACGCTTGATTTTTTGATTGGAAGTGACGTTGATTTTGAAGTCCGCACTACCGTTCATACCGACTTTTTAGATGAAAACGATATCAATGAAATTATCAAAATACTCCACCAAAAAGGCTACAAGGGAACTTATTATCTTCAAAACTACTTCGAAACCGAAAAAGAGACTATCGGAAATATCGGACCTCAAAAAAGAAAACTTGATACTTCAAAACTTCTTGATTTAATTCCTATTGAATTTAGGAATTTTTGA